From Chromatiales bacterium, one genomic window encodes:
- a CDS encoding CoA transferase, whose protein sequence is MTGSQGLPLAGVRVIEFTHMVMGPAAGLILADLGADVIKIEPVNGDSTRHLPGSGSGYFPMYNRNKRSLCVDLKSPDGLAAVLRLVSTADVLIENFRPGTMDRLGLGYETLKALHPRLIYCSEKGFLAGPYEHRTALDEVAQMMGGLAYMTGPPGKPLRAGTSVIDVQGGMFGAVGIIAALHQRNTTGLGQNIVASLYESTVFLVGQHMAQMAVTGKPAAPMPVRVSAWAIYQVFETGDDKQVFVGVVSDKQWKDFCTAFELHELAADSSLDTNNDRVKHKDRLVPQIQATFRKYSKQQLMDKLEKTGLPFAPIARPEDLFDDPHLAANDGLVPITVSDGPRAGEKTRLPALPLEMDGARFGVHRDVPRAGQHTREVLREAGYTDAEIGTLLSRKIVAGPA, encoded by the coding sequence CGGCCGGGCTGATCCTCGCCGACCTGGGCGCCGATGTGATCAAGATCGAGCCGGTGAATGGCGACAGCACCCGCCACCTGCCGGGTTCCGGTTCCGGCTATTTCCCGATGTACAACCGCAACAAGCGCAGCCTGTGCGTTGACCTGAAGTCCCCTGATGGCCTTGCTGCCGTGCTGCGCCTGGTCAGCACGGCCGATGTACTGATCGAAAACTTCCGTCCGGGCACCATGGACCGCCTGGGTCTCGGTTACGAGACGCTCAAGGCACTGCACCCGCGGCTCATCTACTGTTCGGAGAAGGGCTTCCTGGCCGGCCCCTATGAGCATCGGACTGCGCTCGATGAAGTCGCGCAGATGATGGGCGGCCTGGCCTACATGACCGGCCCGCCGGGCAAGCCGCTGCGTGCCGGTACCTCGGTGATCGATGTGCAGGGCGGCATGTTCGGTGCGGTGGGCATCATTGCCGCGCTACATCAGCGCAATACGACTGGCCTGGGCCAGAACATCGTGGCTTCGCTCTATGAGAGCACGGTGTTCCTCGTCGGCCAGCACATGGCGCAGATGGCGGTGACCGGCAAGCCGGCGGCGCCGATGCCGGTGCGCGTGTCGGCCTGGGCGATCTACCAGGTCTTTGAAACCGGCGATGACAAGCAGGTGTTCGTCGGCGTGGTCAGCGACAAGCAGTGGAAGGATTTCTGTACCGCCTTCGAGTTGCACGAGCTCGCTGCCGACAGCAGTCTCGATACCAACAACGACCGCGTGAAGCACAAGGATCGTCTGGTACCGCAGATCCAGGCGACCTTTCGCAAGTACAGCAAGCAGCAGTTGATGGACAAGCTGGAAAAGACCGGCCTGCCATTTGCACCGATCGCGCGGCCCGAAGACCTGTTCGACGATCCGCATCTGGCTGCCAATGACGGGCTGGTGCCGATCACGGTCAGCGATGGTCCGCGGGCTGGCGAGAAGACCCGGCTGCCGGCATTGCCGCTGGAGATGGACGGGGCGCGTTTTGGCGTGCACCGTGATGTGCCGCGTGCCGGTCAGCATACGCGCGAGGTGCTGCGGGAGGCGGGCTATACGGACGCCGAGATCGGCACACTGCTCAGTCGCAAGATTGTCGCAGGTCCGGCCTGA